The Paramixta manurensis region ACCGTGGCACAGCATCGCCTCACCCGGGGTAACGTGTTCGACAATCACCGTAGAACCGGCATCCAACTGCTGTAATTCACCCAGCGTCAGCCGTAGATTTCCGCAGCGAATAGTCAGCTCTAACGGCAGCGCATCCAGACCGGAACGTGCGCTATCGCCATCGGGATGCCATGTCGTATCTTCCCTAACGTCCGAAGCGTATGCGGCGACGTCCTGGGGACCTTCAGACGGGATGGGATCGTGAGGGTGAGACATGGTTAAGTCCTCTTTTAGGGTAATTTGGAGTGTGTCTGGTTCGCCAGGTTGAGAGGCGAGTCGGAGTTGGCCCTGAAATTGAGCGTGGGCGAAGGGGATGACGCCCTGACCGTCGGGCGTAAAAAAGCGCTGTGTAGGCAATAAGACGTCTGCCGGACGTAATGCGGCGAGACGCTGTGCTGACAGTGTAAGGCACCCCATCACCAGCGGCGTGTCTAGCGGTAACGCGAGATTTACCGGCTGATAACGGCGCTGCCAGCCTGTCCGGGTCGCCAGCCGCTGTAGCGCCTCAAGCGGAATCACTAACTGGCTGTAGGCATGCTCCTCGCCAAGCTGCACAGATAACCGCAGCGTGAAAGGAGAGGCGGTTTGCTGTTGCGCGAGGGTCGGGGCCAGTTTACCCAGCAGGCTGATGATTTGTGGGCTGAGCTGTTGATTAAAGTAAGACCAGTACCAGCCCTCATTCTCTTCAGTGACGCCGGTTAATGCCGGGCAGTCGGCCAATAGTGTCAGCAGGGGCGCCGGGTCGCTTAGTGCCAGCAGCCCGGCATCGCTGTGGTAATAGTGTAATGTTGGTTGCGCGACGGTATCGTCAGCGGGCAGTAGCTGCAACTCACCCTGGCGTTCACCCAGCGTAAAAGGATAGCGCCAGCCGCTGCCTATCCAGCGCCGCGCCTCGGCTTCATCGCGGGTTTGCTGCGGTAAATCGAGTTTCATGATAGCGCTTCCCAGCGTTTAAAACGCAGGCGAACGCGCTGACTCATGCGACGAGAAAGGTTTTCGCCGCATGCAGTTTCGCTACCACGTACCACATTAAACAACGCGGGAGAAAATCCCAATGCGACATCCAGGCCGCCGCCCGCCAATGTATTCACTTGGGCTTTGACTTCGCCCAGCTGCGGCAGAATCATACTAAAGCTAGCCGGAAAGGCTTCCTGCGTTTCCAGGCTCTGACTGAGTTGCGGTTCCACGATTTGCCAAAGTGCCGCTGCCTGCGGGTTTTCAACCGTCTGGGCTTCCTGTGGCGCGCTGAGTAATGCATCGGGATCGATAAGCGATAATGGCGTAATTGGGGTTAACGGTGCGGCACTGCCTTCGCCGTTAAGTAATTGGCTAAATTCGCTCTCATCACGCGATAGCCGCTGCTTATCGGTGTTACGCGCCGGGCTTTTGGCCGGTGCGGATGTTGGTGTGAAAACAGCGGTGCGGTTGGCGTTTTGCGGCAGCGGACGTGCGGGCTGACGCGGCGTGTTATCATGCGGCGTCGCCTGGTGCTGCTGGTGGCGGAGGCTTTCATCGCGCTGCCAGAGTTTGTTTGGTTGCAGATTGTGGTTCATCTGTCGGTTCATCATTGCGGTGCGGCCTCGTTGTTTTGCAACAGATACTCGATTTTTTCCACATCACGCTGGCAGCGCTGCACCACCTGCAACGCTTCATCTACCCGCTGTTGCTGCGCTTGCGTCGCATTTTCCAGCACCACGATTTGCTGCCGCTGGCGTAATACATCATCGCGCTGCTGTTGTTCTGTTTGGAGCGCATCGCGTAGTTCATTTAATGGCTCGATTTTTCCTTGATGTTGCGGCACAAACGCCGCCACGGTCTCCTGATAACGTTGGCTTTGTCCTTGTAGCAGTTGCTCGCCATCGTGGTGTTGCTGATGGCAGACCTGCAACTGTTGTTGTTGCTGACGCTGCAAGCGTTCGCTACGGCTGAGCCGTTGTTTACGGATTGGCAGCAGCACTTTCAGCACGTTATGTAATTCCAGTGCTTGCGCATCGGCTTCCGGTGGGGTTTCGACATCAACGTGACGGCGCATGGCGGGCAACCTCCTGCAGTTGTTGACGGGTAAGGGTGAAATCGCTCGGCGCATGGTTGGCCTGGCGTAAAAAAGCGTTAATCGCGTCCTGGGCTTGCACGGCGGCATCGACGGTCGCATCGTTGCCTGGCTGATATTCGCCAAGGCGGATCAGCATTTCGACTTGTTGATAAGCGGACATCAATTGGCGAATGCTGGACGCTTCGCCCACATGCGCTTTTTCGACCACGCTACCCATGGTACGGCTAAGGCTGGCCAGCACATCGATTGCCGGATAGTGCCCACGCTCGGCCAGACGGCGCGCCAGTACAATGTGGCCATCAATCAATGAACGCACTTCGTCGGCGACCGGATCATTCATCGAGTCCTGTTCAATTAACACGGAATACAGCGCGGTGATGGCGCCGCGCGAGGTTTTCCCGGCACGTTCAAGTAGGCCAGGCAGTAAGGTATATACCGAAGGCGGCAGGCCGCCGCGCCCAGGCGGTTCACCCAGCGCCAGGCCGATTTCACGCTGCGCACGTGCGAAGCGGGTTAACGAATCAATAATCAACAACACGTTTTTACCCCGATCGCGAAAGGCTTCCGCGATGGAGGTGGCGGTGAAAGCGGCGCGCGCGCGTTCCATACTGCTGCGGTCTGAGGTAGAGCACACCAAAACCGTACGCGCGCGTAGCTCGGCATCCAACTCATGGTCGAGAAACTCGCGCAGCTCACGGCCACGCTCGCCAATCAGGCCGAAGACAATCGCATCGCACGGCGTGTTACGCGCCATCTCGGCCAGTAAGGTGGTTTTACCGCAGCCGGCCCCGGCGAAAACCCCAACGCGTTGGCCGACGCCGATGGTCAACATCCCGTCGATGGCGCGGATGCCGGTAGGGAGCGGCGTATCAATACGCGGGCGATCGGTGGGCGGCGGCGCATCGGCAAGCACGCCGGTGGTGTGTTCATTTTCACTGGCAAGGGCGAAAGCCGAGAGGCTCTCTTCATCAAGCGCGCGACCAAAACCATCCAGTACGCTACCGAGTAATTGGTCGGAAACCGCGATGCTGTGCGGTTGAAACAGCGGCGTAACGCGGGCGCCCTGCGCGATGCCATCCAGCGGGCCAAGCGCCGAGAGGAGCGTGTGATGCGGATTAAAACCGACCACTTCCGCCATGATCTCCCCATCCTGCGCCCGGCTGACGCGGCACAGATCGCCAATACGTGCCTGGGGGAGGCTGCTTTCTAATAAGATGCCGTTAATACCGGTGATCTTACCTTGTGCCGACACCGCCGATACTTGCGTTAGTGCCTGCAACCGTTGGCTAAACCAGGCATCGAGTGTGGCTGACGTCATACTCATTACCATTTCACCGTGATGTTTTCGCGCCCGCCAAACTCAATTTGATCGGCGGTAATGGATGTGAGCCGCAATCCATCGCGTTCATCGCCGATAAACAGACGTTGACCGCCTTCGGTGACGATATTGGCGTGCGAGCCGGAGGTAATTTGGATGATGCGGAACGGTAAACTGACGCTTTTCACTTTGGTTTCGTCATTAAGTGTCACGCCAAGCTGGTAGTCATCGCGGATCATTTTCACCATACGTTGCACGATCGGCAGTTGGTCTTGGGGTAAGTCACCATTGATGGTGATACCGTGCGCGGAAGAGGTCAGTTGGACGCGTGACAGGAGTTCACGTTCACGCAGCTTTTGTTCCAGTACGCTACGCAACGCGGCGGTATCGGGCAGTTGTGGCTTAATCAACTGCGATTCATCGTCATTTTGCTGTGCCACGCCTGGCTGCAATACCCAACTGGTGATGGTGAAGGTCAACAACAGTAGCAGTGACACGGTGGTGATTTGCGCCCAACGCGGCAGGATACGAGCAAACAGCGATTTTCGGCTTTTGGCGGGCGTAGAGGCGTTAACCCTCGTCTCTGGCGCGGTAGGGGTGACCGGCGCGCTGGCTATCTCGACGGGTGTTTCGCGCCAAGGCGTGGCGGCATCATCAAGACTGAGCCAGACGCCGCTCAGGGTAAAAATTTCGCCGGGCTGCAGTAGAAAGGGAAGGGCGACACGTTCACCTTCACGGTTACAGATGCTGCCTTCGACCGGGCTGATTTGCCATCCTGCATCTGTCAACGTGAGTTGGCAATGGCGCGGCTTAATGCCGTTATCGCACAGTTGTAATTCGCTCTCGGTGGCGTTGCCAATCGACCACTGTTTACCGCTCAACGGTAGGGCGGCTCCTTCATGTAATCCGTTCAGGACTCGTAGCTCAAACATGATGGGCACCTTTATGCATTGAAGGACTCCAGCGCATGATTAATATCAATGCGCCCCATAACATTGACCGGAATGTTGAACTGCAACTCGGCGAAAGAGAGTACCGGCACATGATGGAATTCGTCCTGGATCATTAACCGTAGCGGGCTGCGGAGATCTTGAGCCGCCAGCAACACGCCGGAGAGCGTATTGAACGGCGGGAAAATTTCACGTAGTCGTTCCAGTAGTTTCGAATGCTGGTCTTGGTTGAGCGCAAAAAAGGTTTCGTTCTGCGTCTGACGCAAGCTATCACGCAGCATCTCTTCGGTTTCCGGCGCTAATAACCAGACCACCATGCCGTTATTCTGGGTGTACTGGTGGCAGATAAGCTCTTTAATATCGATACGTACCTGATCAACCAACAGGCTAACATCGCGTTCATGCTGCCCGTGTTCAATCAGCGATTCGGTAATGGTGCGTACCGAGCGCAGTGAAATGCGTTCAGAGACCAACCGTTGCAATACCGCGCTAAGACGCGTGAGCGGGAAGATACGCTGAAATTCTTGCGCCAATTCCGGCTGTTCCATCTCCAGCCAAGACATAATGGCGCGGGTTTCTTGCAGCCCGACAAAGCGTGGCCCGCTGGCGAAGAGCGCCTCTTCCATGCGCGCCAGTAATAACTGGTGTGCGTCCCATGAAACCACATCTTCACGCTGTAGTAGCGGATGGTCTTGATTGAGCCACAACCACTGCTGTTCATTGCGCCCCTCGCTCCCAACCTCCGCTTGCGCAGCATCGTCTAACTCATCCTGCCATTTCTTATCGATCACCCGACGTTGCGGCGTGAAGGTACCGATCACTTTCGGTACTTCATAAATACAGAAGCGGAATTCGTCATCGGCTTGCTGCGGGTTATATTCAATATTGAAGACCGGCAACGTGAAGCCGAACTGATTGACAATCCGGTTACGTAAACGGCGAATGTCTTCGATTAACGCAGTAACCGCCGGATCGCCAGCGCGGGAGGAAGGGAAGCTTAACAAGTAGAGACGGCTGGGATTAAAGGTACGCAGATCCTCGTCGCCGTTAACTTCCGGCGCCAACTCTTCGACCGCGCTCTGCTGTAGTTGCGCCTGCTTACGCGCACGCCACAGTTGGAATAAGCCACTAATCAGCGTGATTAATCCCAGCAGAATAAAGATGAATGTCGGCATGCCGGGCAGTAGGCCAAAGCAGAACATCCCAAAACCGGCGATGATCCAGGCTTTCGGTTGGCTGGTTAATTGCTGGGCAATTTCACGACCAATATTGTTATCAAGAATCTCTTCATCAGAGGAGACGCGAGTAATGATCATCCCGGCGGTGAGGGAGATGAGCAGCGCCGGAATTTGGTCGATCAGACCATCGCCGATAGTTAAAATGGAATAGACATGCATGGCGTCGCTGGCCTGCATCCCTAATTGCAGTACGCCGATACAGAAGCCGCCGATCATGTTAATAAACAGAATGACCAGGCACGAAATTGCATCACCTTTAACAAACTTCATCGCCCCATCCATGGCACCGAATAACTGACTCTCTTTTGCCAAATCCTGACGCTTACTCTTGGCTTGTTGTACGTTAATTAAGCCGGCGCGTAAGTCACTATCAATCGACATTTGCTTACCGGGCATGGCATCCAGCGTGAAGCGGGCGGCCACTTCCGCCACGCGTTCCGAACCTTTAGTGATGACCAGAAAATTCACCACCGTTAGAATGAGGAACACCACCAACCCCACGGCCAGGTTGCCGCCTACCACAAAGTTACCGAAGGCGGAGACGATTTCTCCGGCATTTTGTTGCAGTAAAATCTGGCGCGTAGTTGAGATAGAGAGGCCCATGCGGAACATGGTGGTCAGCAGTAATACCGAGGGAAACGTCGAGAAGGCCAGCGGCTTCGGTAAATACATCGCCAACATAATTAACAGGCATGAGGCGCTAATATTAACCGCGATCAGCGTATCAATCAGCGGCAATGGCAAGGGAATAATCAACATGAAAACCACCGCCAACGCAATGGCGGCGCCGACGATTTCCGACCGCTGCATGGCGCTGATAGCGATTCTGTTTAGGATTAAAAACAGCATATTCATTTCAGGTTACTGATCCTTGCCGGGTTAGGATTGACTATGAGCAAAGCGTTTTTCCCAGTTGGCGTATTCGCCATTCAGGGTGCGTAGCATAGTGATGGCTTTGCTACGGTTGCTCTCATCGTTGCCCCACAGCTTGTTGGGTAATGACAACACCAGCGTTAGGAACTGGTTATAAAATAGCGATTGGTGCAGCGGTTGTTGCCCCACAACCTCCGCGCCAAGGCGTGTCACTTCATGAGCCTGAAAACCTTTATGGCACATGCTTAATAGCGTGCGGGTGAAGACGTCGTTACCGACGGTGACTTGGGGATATTTGGTTTTCAGGCTAGCAAGAAAATCATCGACCTTTGATAAGGTGTTGGTAATCGCGCGGGTATCGTCCAGCCCGGAGAGGATCTTGCGCAGCGCGGTTCGCGATGCAGAGGAGGCGAGGGCGGCAATATCATCTGACAATGCCCGCTGCAAGGTGCGCAACGCGGGTTCAAATCCTTCGCCGCCAAACTTCTCCAGCAATGTATCGAAGATGGTTTCCGCCGATTGTTGCTCGATCACCACCGAATAATAGAGCTGACGCATGGTCATTTTATGTTCGGGATGGGTGGTAAAGGCGGCGATGGCGGGCGCGGTATTCAAACCGGCGCTGATTTGCGCGCCGAATTTTTCGGCCAGCGCGCTCAGCGCGGCGGTGGCGGCGGCAATTTTGTCGCTTTGCCCCAGGCGTTGCGCTTTGCTCAATGCGACGCGTAGCAGCGTATCTGCCAACGTTGGGTCGCCATCTGCCGCGTCGACCAGTTGGTCAGAACTTGGCGCTTTCTCACCGACTAGCAGTTCATCAATGGCGTCTTCACGTTTCTGTTGGGCGGGCGCGTTGCGGCTCTCCAGCAGTTGATAGAGTTCGGTAAGGCGTTCAATTTTGGTTAGCGCAATTCGGCTACGCGATGAACCACGGCTTAGTGCGCGCTGTTCATCACGCTTACTTTGCATTTCATTTTTTTCGGCAAATAACGTACCGAGTTCTTCTAACGCGTCAGTAACGCGAGCTTGCGGAGAACGAATGCGCGGAGCGTTAGTCTGGCTTTTTTCATCCGGGCTCAACTCGTCCAGCAGGTCTTCCTGCTGTTTAAGCTCTTGCGGGAGCTTATGTAAGTGATGCTGCGGAATTTTCATGTTCATCACGATACGCCTCGCTTTTGATGCATACCGATGTGTGGCGGCTTTTTTGTTTGCGGTTCCCGCCTGACGCAAAATATTTTGCGCTCTGTCTTATCCGTCACAGGGTGTGTAATAAGTTGCACAAAGCGATTTTAATCCTGTGTCGATTTGTTCTCGGAATTGTCTGTATTACTCCGCTGTCCGGTGTTAAATCAAACGGTTATTTCATCAATGTGGTGTGGCACAGCTCTTGCTAAAGAGAAAATGCCTAACATTAATGAGGAAGTAATTATGTCTGCACTGGTTGATTTCGAGATTGAAACTTCAGCGGTACTTTTTCATCCGGTTCGCTGGGAAAGTGTGATGCGTGAAAATGAAAAAAGGCTGTATAACTTTATTCGTAAACGTGTGGCGAATTTTGCCGATGTCGAAGATTTAGTACAGTCGACCTGGCTTGAGGTTTTACGCAATCAGCATAAATTTTGCGGATCTTCAAAACCTGAAACCTGGATGTTTGGCATCGCGATTAATTTAGTGAAGAATTACTATAAGTCATTAAAAGTTAGCTATCTGCATGATGAGTTAAATGACGAGGTCTTAACGCAACTGACGCATGGCGATCGGCCTGATGGCCTGACCGAAGGAAAAGACGCGTTAGGTAAAGTGTTGCATCGTATCGCGCAGCTACCGGCCGATTATCAGCAGATTTTACAACTGATTGTTGAAAGCGACACCAGTTATCAGGCGGTGGCCGATGAGTTAATGATCCCGATCGGGACTGTGCGGTCGCGTCTTTCTCGTCTACGTCAGACGTTAAAAAATGACATTGATTGGGAACCGGCGGAATAATGCAGCGAGACAGTGAGATGATAAGTCAGAGTGAGAGCATTTCATTATGGCAGATAAAACCGCGATGTCAGTCGCGCAGCAGCCTTCCAAAGCCCTGTTTGCAGCGGCTTTTGAACAGTTTGATGAGGGCGTATTTATTCTCAATGCACGTAATGAAATAGTGCATTGCAATGACAAAGCCAGCCAGATTACACATTATCAAGCGGAGGCGTTATGCGGGAAAAGTATTCTGACGCTTGTCGATGCGCAGGATGATAACCCGCTGGAGCAACGGCTGTGGCTGCCGAAAATGCCGCACTATGGCGATAAGATTTTTGCTCAATTGCGCTTACCCGATAATGAAGTGCTACCGGTCGAATTGTTTCCCGGACCATTTCATTATCAGGGCCAGGCCTATTTAACGCTGGTAATGAGCGATGCGCGCAAGCGCCGTGATATTCATAGTTTTTATCACAATCGGGAAAGTGATTTACGCGATATGCTAGATAACGTGCCGGATAGCATCCTGCGGGTTGATAGTGAGTTACGGGTATTATATGTCAATGCAACCGGGCAAAAATGTTTGCCTGCCACGCAAGCATTACAGGGTGTGTTACTGACCGAATTGATTGCGGATACTTCGTTAATTGAACAAATTAGCTGGTCGCTTCAATCGGTATTGCATACCGGTTCGCAACTGGAAGGATTATTTCGCGGTAAAAGTCAGGGGCGGGATTCGATTTATCAAATTCGTTTCATTCCGGAATTTGGGCTTAATCATTCGTTAAAATCGGTGCTGATTATTGCACGAGAAATCACGCGTCAGTTTTTTGCCGATCAACAATTGAAAGAGACACATGAACAGCTACGCATGATGACGCAGCAGTTACAGCGGCGGGAGGAAGATGAGCGTAAGCATATCGCGCGCGAAATTCATGATGAGTTGGGGCAACATTTGACCTCGTTACGGGTCGGCTTGTCATTAACCGCAGAGCAGCATCCGGCGTTGGCGTCACAACTGGAAAAATTGACCGCCATTGTTGACGGCACAATTAAGGTGGTGCGCAATTTATCGACACAGTTACGCCCGGCGGTACTCAATATGGGGCTTAAACCGGCGCTAACGTGGTTGCGTGATGAGTTCAATAAGTATCAGGGCTGCCATTGCCTGTTAGAGATGCCGATGCAGGAGATTGACTTACCTGACGACCAAGTCACCACCGCTTTTCGGGTCGTGCAGGAGTCATTAACCAATGTTCATCGGCACGCGAATGCTCAACGAGCAAAGGTGAGCGTGCAACAGCACGATCGCGAGTTGGTGATTAAAATTCACGATGACGGCGTAGGGTTTCACGTTGAACACGTTCCGTCATTTTCCTTTGGGTTGTTGGGAATGCGTGAACGCTGCATTATGCAGGGCTGGAGCTTTAGCCTTGGCAGTGAGTTGGGGAAGGGCACGCGCGTGATGCTGAAAATACCGCTGCGTACCGGCTAAGCCGCCAGGCTATTTATGGTATTTAATGGCGAATTTAATGATGTCGGCATTGCTGGCGAATTGCATTTTCTCCATCATCCGCGCTTTGTGAGTGCTAACGGTTTTATTACTGATATTGAGATTTTCGGCAATGGTATTGACGTTATTGCCTTCGCTCAGTAACCGCATGATCTGCTTTTCGCGCAGCGATAGCAGTTCATAGCGCTGCAAATGTCCGCTATCCTGGCTGGCAAAAATAATCGCTTCTGCCAGCGTAGGATCGATATAACGCTGTTGTTCCGCAACCCGGTGGATAGCGGTTAAGAGGGTTTTAGGATCCTGATCTTTGGTAACAAACCCTTGCGCGCCGCTTGCCAGCACCGCTTGCGCAATCTGTGGCTCATTATGCATGCTGAGTACTAATACCGGTAAAAAAGGCCACTGGCGCGCAATTTGTTTTACCAGCTCCGGCCCACTGACGCCGGGCATCGATAGATCAAGCAGTAAGACATCCACCGGTTGCCAGGCGAGTAGCGCCAGCACCTCTTCGCCATTTCCCGCTTCAGCCACTACACGAATGTTGCTATCCAGGGCTAAAAGTTGTTTTAAGCCTTCGCGCATTAATACGTGATCGTCGGCGAGCAATAATTTAATTGTCATCCTGTCTACTTTCATTGGAAGTTAATCAACATCATGAAGCGCAAGACCGCCGTGTTGAACGGCGGTAAACCAACCTGACACATCTACCTCTCATCGCTATGTCGCAAAAAAGCGGAAGGGGTTCCCGCTTAACGCACTTTTTTTACCACTGTGCATTAAGCGTCGCGGACGTTATTCCACCGGCCAGGCGGCGCGCAACATAAAGCGTTGTTGCTCGGCATCGTAGTTGACCAGCGCGTTTTTGCTATTTGAGCGGGCCAGAACCCAATCAATGTCGGCGTTGCTAAGCGAGGGCGGATGTTGCCAAAATGGAGTGATAGCCTGTTGCTGTAGCCACTCAGCGAGGTAAAGAGCCGGGTGTTCGTGGCGGGTGGCGAACAAGGCTTCATCCAGAGTACGCATTAAGGCCTGTTGTTCAGGATGCGGGCTCTCATTGAGTAGCATAAGGAAGGGGAACAGTAACCGGCCGCACACTTCGCCGTGGTGAAAGTCCTTAATCGCGCCCAGTTCCCCCGCGATGCCGTGTATCACGCCGAGACCGGCCATGCTCAAGCTTTGGCCGCCAAACCAGGAGGCCATCATCATTGCTTCGCGCGCCTCGTCCCCTTGCTTATCGCTGCGGTTTAACGCCGGCCAGGCGGTGATAAAGTGACGCATACCATTCAGGGCGGTTTGGCGGCTAAAGCTATTGCCCTTGGCGGAGAGCCATGCTTCAAATAAGTGGGTAAAGGCATCAATAGCACAGCAGGCTAAAACATGGTCTGGCGCGCCTTTCAGCAAATCGGGATCGAGGATAGCGACTTCAGGGACGAAGTTCTCGTGACGCAGTGAAGCTTTGACCTTTATCGTCTGTTTATCGGTTACTACCGCGTTTTGTGTCACTTCACTGCCGGTGCCAGCGGTAGTGGGAATGGCGATCAGCGGTAAGGTCGCGCCACTG contains the following coding sequences:
- a CDS encoding iron-containing alcohol dehydrogenase, with protein sequence MITSQMITNRQAFFGRGSLATLCRLLEAASLPTLLFCGRSFIDGSHYAAIKERLDPHLLGYEIVSHEASPAEIDAWTARWRGKAARVVAIGGGSVLDAAKAFAAMSLHPLNTLRYLEKVGDSPVSGATLPLIAIPTTAGTGSEVTQNAVVTDKQTIKVKASLRHENFVPEVAILDPDLLKGAPDHVLACCAIDAFTHLFEAWLSAKGNSFSRQTALNGMRHFITAWPALNRSDKQGDEAREAMMMASWFGGQSLSMAGLGVIHGIAGELGAIKDFHHGEVCGRLLFPFLMLLNESPHPEQQALMRTLDEALFATRHEHPALYLAEWLQQQAITPFWQHPPSLSNADIDWVLARSNSKNALVNYDAEQQRFMLRAAWPVE